A stretch of DNA from Kazachstania africana CBS 2517 chromosome 3, complete genome:
ACCTTAGATAAGTCGATAGGAATATCGATATAGTTATCTAGGAAATTATTGTTCTGTTCAGGATCTAATACTTCTAATAATGCTGCGGATGGATCTCCATGTATTCCTCCATGCCCAATTTTATCGATCTCATCGatcaaaatcaatggaTTTTGTGTTTGACATTTTTTCAGAGCTTGCACTACTCTACCTGGCAAGGCACCTATATAAGTTCTTCTATGACCTTTGATTTCTGCTACATCAGTCATACCACCGACTGAAAATCTAAAAAATCGACGATTCAATGCTCTAGCTATGGATTTACCAATGGAAGTTTTACCAACACCTGGTGGTCCGACAAAACAGATAATCTTACCATCAACTTTCCCCAACAGTTTCCCTACCGCAATAAATTCTAATATACGGTCCTTAGCATCTTTCATACCATAATGATCTTGAtctaatatatttttggcTTTGGCAGCAGAGTATTGCTCCTTTGAAGTGATGCCCCATGGTAAAGTAGTTAACCAGTCTAAATAATTTCTAATGACACCGAATTCAGACATGGAAGTTTCCAATGTggaaagtttcaaaatctcttcatcaaaaattttttgtacTACTTCAGGAAGTTCCAGTTtctcaattctttttttataagTTTCAATTAGTTTATCGCGGCCGTCATCAATTCCCAATTCTCTCTTGATACCTTTCAACTGTTCCATCAGATAATATTCTCTCTGtctcttttgaattttggtttcaacgtcttttgaaatcttaTTTTGTAACTCCGCATTCATTAGTTCTTTTTTAAGAACCAGTAGGGATTTTTCTAAACGTTGTTCAATATTTAATGacttcaaaatatcttgtaattcttcttcttctccagCTGAAACTGCAGCTGCAAAATCTGCCAACCTTGCTGGTTCCTCGAATATATTGGTTGTTGCACTTTGAATAGATGCTGAAAAAGTAGCAATTTGTTCTCTAAACATTGTGTTCAACTGGgatatttctttgaaaacttttaaTATCTCAGCCGTTAACGCATTTATTATTGGCGATTTTCTATCAAAGGGCTCGTCATTTAAGTTCGAAACGTTCACTAGAGAGACATCAAACTGATCTAAGAATTCAGTTGGGTTTACATCTTCCTCAATTTCATCCTgtgtaattttttctaccttgatatcttcaattttagGCATCTCTTTCTCGTTATCATTTGGAGagaataattcatcaattttaattCTCTTATGAGGATAAAGTAGTGCCGTCATCGTCTCTTTGCCagttttttcatctttactAGGAAATGCACTTGTTATCTGCGCTAGTACACCAACATCATGAACCTGATCTTGATTCGTAATCAGATCAGTATCAAGTTCGGAGTCCTTCAGCATGAATGCACCAACATATGGTTGCTGACGGTCAAGCATTTCTTTTATAGCAGCCATAACACTGGGATTTGAAATGACAACAGCTTTATAGAAACCAGGAAACAATGGACGTCTTGATATCGGAAGTGCCAACATTTTAGGATATATTTCAGgcaattcattttcattgctATTACTGTGGCTATCTCCAGGATTATTACCATTCCccgaagaagaagctgaGGAAGGTGGCATAGAATCACCGTTCGCTATTTTTGAGATGGTCTCATCACTCTTCTTCGTTTCATGGTCTTGTTCAGGTATTATGTCAtcgttttcttcttctcctttATTTTCTCCAGAGTCATtatccttcttcttctgttcTGGGACATGCTTGCCACTATCATTATTCTTCGAAGAACGTCTCAGAATTGCTTCATTGAATGTTAATTTACCGCTATAGTTGATAGATTTGGGTAAATTAGGTATTGAAGTTGCAAATCTTGGTTTGATTACCCTTAAGGCCAAAGAATTACCACGCTGGTACTTTAAAACCGTCGAAGTCTTCAGGAGTCTTGAAGTACGCAGCATAATGCAGTCTACAATTGGTCTAACTCTCTATGTTTCTCGTGTTAAATGGACGATTCCCTTCAACAACAGtgattttttctaaatggAATTAGGCGGTGGCAAAAAGAGGTGTTATAATAAAGCAGATGCATGCACTATTAACAAGCACGCATGAAATCATCTAAAACCATTCATTGATAAGAAGCTATCAGTCTCCTATTTGCTGGTGAAATATAAACTACTAGTCCCAACGTGGGAGTATAAGAATATGTATCGAAAACTATTTACATTAGATATTTGAATGGAACCGTTCAGGGTTACGGTAACAGCTTGTGTCAATCGCTATTCGTTACTTTCACTCCCGTCGCTCTCACTCGgttgctgttgttgatTTCTCAATGCCTGCTGCTGTCTGTATTTGGCTAAGTATATCTTCAATACTTCTGCATAGTTCTCAAAACCGAGAGCATGTAAAGATACCAAAATGTCCTCACCATTTATGGTCTTTCTCTTGTCAGCAGCGCACCTGTCACTTGCCTCGCTCGTTACAAAAGATATGAACTCACTGACACATTCTTGCATGCATTCTTTAGCGTCCTTTGAGACCTTTGCAGTTGGTGGCAGTGTGTTTTTCATCAATCTCGACACATTGTTTATTGGGAGCCACCTATCTTGCTCTCTCAACTCCGAATGATGAGAGGCCATATTACTACTATTAAGATCACCTTCATTCATTACGTGCAAAATGCCTCAGCTCTAATATGTTACAGTTATTGCTGTTTCAATAACTGTTGTTGCAAATATTTGTATGgtttattttctgtttcaatTCGCTCTGCTTTCACGTTCCAAACGTGGAAAGATTATATTGAGAGATGCTTGAACAGCTGGAATCATTAAAAGTGCTTGCAAGACACAACGCCAATCGTGTTGCTTAATGCCAATGGCATAAGAGACAGTCACGTTCTTAATACATGTGGTATTCTCGGCGATAAATCGAAGGAATGCTGCGTGACCAGCCTTACTATGGCCTTCGACTACTcgtttttttaattttcttgaaaaattggacACTCAAGATGATATTAGATTAACATAGACAACTGTCAATAACTTTGTAAAAGACGAAGTAAAAAGTCCAGCCTGCATCTGGAAAGTCAAGGACCCAATGGACGAGAAACATGCTACATCTGGTAATATCCTGTTGAAGTCAGCTAAAGGTGCGACCTTTTTAGTGCTTGGTCAGCTCTTTACCAAGATGTCTACCTTTTTATTGAATAGTTTACTCATAAGATTTCTATCCCCAAGAATCTTTGGTATAACAACTTTTTTGGAGTTTCTATTGAATACTATACTGTTCTTTAGTAGAGAGGCTATAAGACTCTCTGTATGGCGTATTTCTGACAGTAAGacaaatttacaaaatgtattcaattttggatATCTGTCAATTTTCATTGGTATTCCACTATCAATTGTACTGACGGTTTGGCAGTACAATAATATAAACAgttattttgtaaatttgcCATTCTTCAACTGGTCCATATTGATTATCTGGTTAAGTGGTCTTTTGGAATTATTAAGCgaaccatttttcattttgaacCAATTTATGCTAAATTATTCGAAAAGatccaaatttgaaagtcTTGGGGTACTGTTAGGTTGTTTAGTAAATTTTGCCATCATTACTGGCTTTGAGCGTGACTGGATTATATTTACAAGCCTTGACAACCAAAATAGTGATATGATCAAAGAAGGTATTGCTATATTTGCATTTGCAATGGGTAAATTAACTCATTCTTTAACATTATTATGTTGCTATTTTTTCGATCACATCAGCAACTTTCATGGGAAAGGTGATGTCAGTTTAAAGTTAACAAAGATAAATAAATCATTCTATTTTGAATCGAAGATTTTTAGCCATTTTAAAAAAGTCTATTTCCAACTTTGTTTTAAACATTTATTGACAGAAGGTGACAAATTGGTCATCAATAAGTTATGTACTGTAGAAGAACAAGGAATTTACtctcttctttcaaattatggTTCATTGATAACCAGACTTTTATTCGCACCAATCGAGGAATCTCTACGTCTGTTTTTGACTAAGTTGCTATCAACATCAAAGAGCAACAAAAACTTGAATATGTCAGTTGAAGTCTTACTCAATTTACTCAAGTTTTACACGTATCTTTCACTTTtaataattatttttggaCCAGTTAACTCGTCTTTCatccttcaatttttgataggATCTAAATGGTCAACTACATCTATCCTTCACACTATACGAACATACTGCTTCTATTTACCATTTTTGGCAATGAACGGTATCCTCGAAGCATTCTTTCAAAGTATTGCCACCggtgatgaaattttgattcattcCTACATAATGATGGTATTTTCAGGTATCTTCCTCTGCAGTTGTTGGGTCTTGatagaatatttaaaaCTTTCTATCGATGGCCTTATTTTCAgtaatattattaacaTGTCTCTTCGTATAGCATACTGTGGACAATACCTTCTTAGATTTTATAGAAAGCTGgattctgaaaaaaattctattCTCGTCAACTTAAGTAAATTCAGATTAATCTGTTTCTCAGCGCTGGTTGTATGCTCAATTAATTGGTGTTTTATTGGATATGTCAAGAATTTCAAACAATTCTTTGTGAATGTTCTTTTGGCCACTATCTTGCTGTGCATAATATTGCTGAAGGAAAGAACAGCTCTTAAACAATTAATTGGCATAAGAAAAGTTGatgattcaaaagatatttAGTCTTATATAAAGTTTGCATTGATTTAATACGATAGATATCACAACTCATCGCAAAGTTAATAATGTCCGAGcttttatttcttcataAAAAAACTAGAGCTATGGAACTATCAAAATGGAAATAAGCTAATGCTAAACATGGCACAATGTACGGATATTCCAGATAAGCAGGACAATGACAACGTGCTCAGGCTTGTGACTTTCAATGTAAACGCCATAGGTACCTTTTTCCACTACGATCCTTTTTCTAGGATGAATAATAGTTTACTTGACGtatttgattatttgaaaGCTGATATTATTACATTTCAAGAGATGAAGATAGATCAAAGATCTATAACCAAGTGGGGTAAAATCAACTCATTCTATTCATTTATATCTATCCCAAGATCGAAGAAAGGCTACTCTGGTGTGGGTTGCTGGATAAGAATACCACCGGAGGATCACCCACTGCATCACAAATTAAAAGTGCTTAAAGCAGAGGAAGGTATAACAGGGGCTCTTAGTgtcaaaatatcaagagaTAAAACTGTAAAATATAGAGATGATCCAACCGTTGGCATTGGTGGGTACGAAATGATAGACGAAAACGAAGCGTTACACATCGATTCAGAGGGACGGTGTGTAATGGTAGAGTTAGCGTGTAATCTTGTAGTCATCTCTGTCTATTGTCCTGCGAACTCTGGTTTGACCGATGAGGGTGAATTATTCAGGTTAAAATTCCTGAGgcttcttttcaaaagagtGAGAAACCTGGAAGCTCTCGGCAAAAGGACTGTTCTTATGGGTGATCTAAATGTATGTCGTGATCTGATTGACCAAGCCGCTGGCCTAGAGGATTCCTCAATAAAACTTGGTCCAACTGATACAGGAAGTGCAATCGAGAAGCAGTATCCTCTAGAGGCtaaagaatttatcatGAATCCCGATGTTCCACATAGAAGACTAATGAATCATATGTTAACCGATTCAATAATTCCTGAACTGGCAAAAGACGGCATTCTAGTCGACTCAACAAGATATATACAAGGAAGAGAACGACTTAAAATGTATACTGTATggaattcattaaaaaattataggCCAAACAATTTTGGCTCTAGGGTGGATTTTATCTTAATAAGTGAccatataaaaaaattattagtgGATGGAAACATACTTCCAGATGTTATGGGCTCCGATCATTGTCCAATCTATGCAGACCTTGATATTAGCTCCCTTAATAGTAGCTGCGGCCCTTCTGGCAATGTAAATATCCCCAAATTCGAGTGCAGATACAAATATGATTTACTAAATCACAATGTGTTGGCAatgttttcaaaaatgtcaaGTACTCATTCATCAGAAAACCTAGCATTGTCAAAAAAGGTTACAAAACCTAGAAAAGTTCCAAGGAGTAAGTCAATCGACAAGTTTTTTGAACGGTCAATTCCAGACTCTTCTGTCATTGATAAACCTACAATTCACGAGGAAGTGATTCAACCACCGAAGCCACTCACTACCTCAAAGGTAAAAAGAGAAACGCTATCATTCAAAGACATTTTTGGTAAACCTCCATTGTGCAAGCATGGTGAAGAGGCTATTCTGAAAACATCCAGAACAGCCGCAAATCCTGGCAAAAGATTTTGGGCGTGTCATCGACCACAAGGggattcaaataataaaggCGGTTCATGCGGGTTCTTCCAGTGGGTATAAATTATGTAATTATCAAGTATAGATGGTATATGCATTCTGTAACATTCGATATCTTCGTAATCACATCAAAACTCTAGCTCCTCCTCTTCCCTCCTCATCCAGAGCTCGTCATCTTTGTTACATTCCAAATCAGATAGTCTGGATGTCTTCTGAATAATTGAAGCTACTAACGGGGACCCAACCAATTCGTCTGTAGATGTATATGTTGCAATGGCAGATGAGAACTGTTCTTCGTCTTTGGAAttaactttgaaaaaggCAATTTTCTGTTCTTGATTCATAAAATAGTATTCAAGTCCTTCTCCAAAGATACCGTATGATCGCCTCAATGCATTATTTACCCATTGTTTCCAAGTCAATAAGTCTAATTGTACTTCCGAATCAAAGTTTTCATCTCGAGATGTTCTTTTAGGTAACGTTGTTAGTAATTCCGTCTCCGTGAAAGACAAGCAAACAATATACGTACAATAACACTTTGAGGAATATCCATtctttagaaaattttgtttgCCCAACCATATATGTAAATGTACTAGTGCCaatatattttatcttggctatttcaattgattttcaaGCATCGCACATTTTcaactgaaaaaattatatcgTCACCCCTCCGAGctacaaaagaaaaatgtaactttgatgatttttacaaaatgttATATAGTTTTGATACTAGTTTCAAAAAGTCATTTAACTATGGTACAACCATACATGCAGCGTAGAGCCATCTTTATAATCACATCTCTGTAATGTCATCTTGATCAACTTGTTGAAGAatctcttcatcttcagcaTTCTGATCTGAGTTATGCGtctcatcattttcatcatcctGAGCTGAGTTATGCACCTCATCAGTATATGGGCTATGCTCTATGTTTGTACCAGACTCAGCTTGtgaatcttcttctatatcaaaattactTTCTTGATCCATGAAGCTTGATAAATTGTCAGCATCTTCGTCATGCCCAGCTAACAGATCATCCGCTTcatccaaaaattgatcaTGCATTAAAGATGAGTAACTAGGGCCACGCCTTTGAGACCATCTACCGCCAAATTTTTGCAGAAGCCCTCTAGTTGAACGTTTAAACAATTGGTAACCAGAATAGACAGCAGATACCGCGACAAGTCCACCCTTTACAATTGAATTAATCACTTTATCCgtgttattattttcaatcaattggTCATCATCTAATCTAATTTCAccaaatcttgaaaatcCACCGTTTCTTCTTATACCGCGATCATAAATGAACCAGAGGATAAAGATGAATAGTAAGAAAGGAAtaaaaaagatcaaaagGAAGGATCTTCCACTAATCCCGTACTTTTTGTTGAATTCAGCTTCTTTACCAGGGCATGGCTTCGTGTCGGTATTAGCGTCCAGTTTCAAGCCTCCCTGACAAGTGGAAAGCGGTATTTTCCTATAGCCAGTGGGttcagaaaattcaattaagTCCGAATCTTTTTTACAGACATCTGAAGCTGGTAAGGGAGTTAAACCCTCCACCAATCTACAGGTGCCATCGTTAGCCTTGTAGTAATTATAATCACACTCAAAATCGCTCCTTTGACAGGTACAATTTCTGGTAATCCTAGAAAATTGATATAGTGGGACATGTCCAATGTAACAGTCATCGtgtatctttttcaaatattcttccTTGTGTCCAAATAGGCATTCTGTGTCAGGGGAAAGTGGGCTATACTCAAAATCATCATGAAACTCATCGTCAATATCGAGAAGGCATTGCCTTTTGAACATATTAGAGAAGTCAATCGTAAAAGTGCGTGATAACTTACCAGCAATATTTGTAGCTTCTCCGATCAATAAGAATCTCATGGCCGAATCCTGGGGAACTGTAATAATATCtttcaccaaaattttctccTCTGTAAATTTAAAGTCATTCCAAGTTTTGCCTGAATCCAGAGAATATGATAATGTGTCTGTCACCTGTTTTTCTGGAACCAAAACTAAAATACTACCGTGATCACCATACTCCCATTGGAATGAACCTTTCTTTACTTCTTTCCAGGTATTGCCACCATCGATAGTTAAAAATGTGGAACACTCATCAGCAGGTAGTAGATATTCACCTACATTCCCAACAGCAAACATCATACCCAATGCTGAACCAGAGGAATAGGTGTCTCTAATATCAGTTCTTTCAGTGTATCCATGCAAATTCAAGGAACATTTTTCCAGCGACTTGGAATtacatttatatttatttccTTGCCAGTCTCTCGATGGGGGAGTTAAGTAGGTCCAATCTGCCCCATCATTGAAGGTGATTTTCGTCTtaagttttttttcttgtttggTATCTACTAAATTCTCAGCATTATCAACAGAATTAATCAGAATGATTCCTTCAAGCCcttgaatcttttcaaaatcaacaCGCCCATACAAATCTCTGTTCACGCCTTTTTGCAAAGTTACAAAAGAGGTACCATTTGAATTAGATTTTAGTAGGTCTCCATTAGCTTGAGACATTTCGTTATTGGTGGTCATGTGCAAGAAAATAGCGCCTGTTTCAGATCCGAGGACCGTAAACGTTTGCTGCCTTAATTCAGCTAGATCTCTTGGTAATTTGGCTTCTGCAAACTCATCACCGTCTTGAGTAACGTAGGCTCTTAGTTCTCTATCACCATGGGTAACGGCTACAATACTATAATCACCAGATGTCATGAACCCAACTATATTGTCATATAGTATTTTTTTGtcattcttgaaataatcaGTGGAAGAAACCAATGATCTCTTATCAGAATTTCTTTCCTTAACCTGACatataatcaaatttttatcGTATGGGTCTTGGTATTTAGAACCGGCGAACTCACAGTGAACACTATTATCCAGTAACTTACTGAACGACCGGCCACCATCTCTTGTTATATATGCAACAGCGTGACACTGAGGGCTCAAAATAGATTCACAATCTTCTCCTCCATAGTAAACAAAGGAATTTTTATCCTTGGCATGAAAATCTAGTGGGAGGGTTAGCTGTACGGCATCAGGTAACTTTGTAGTAAAAAAGCTATGTCCTTTATCATGTGTAACAAAGAGAGTTCCCCTGGAACCAAAAAAGTAAGCAGTTTCACTAAAGAATGGATTGAatacaatttcaatgatttgTTCGCCATTTGtatcaatcttttcatttgtttCGCCACCATCATGTGAAACATAAAAGTCATAGCTTGAGGTTCCCAATATTAAAGACTCATCGGAAGACgtatcaaaatattgataaaagaTAATATTGTCCTCAAAGGTGTTTTCAGTgaccaaaattttattttcaccATTTCCCGAACCAGATCTATCCCCACAGCTCACTTCAACGAGGGAGATATCAAGTTCTTTCTTACATTTATTTCTGGTCCTCAAAACCATTGGTTTTAGCTTAATTTTTTGGCCTTGTTTGTTATTACAAAGACCAGAAATTGACATCAATCTGTCATCAGGCACACATTCGCCATTGTCATTCCTCGAAAACTCGAAAGCGCATTCATAGTCGTCTTCAGTACAAGTCTCACaaacttcttcatctagCTTCAAATCTTCGAAAACAGCATTGATCAAACATTTTGCGTCCTTGTTTCTCCTCATATAGTTGTATTTCATACCGTTGACACATTTTCCCTCAGCTAAATCCCACCTTTCATAATCATTCTTACCGCACGTTTTCTTGTCAAAGGCGTCAGTAAAATCTATGGTATATATGAAATTGGTCATTGTTAGCATGTTATTTGCTAGGTCAAAGCcattcaaaataaatttaacACCTGAACCATCGGGAGTGGTACTCACTATTTCAAATGGAATAATTGGTTCCTGTAACTGATACTCCGCCCAAGTATGACCGTGATCCaaagaataataaatttcacTTTCTGGATCACCATCTTCGTCTGGATTGAATGGAACTGCAATAATGACATTACCCATATCACCAGTCTCACATAATGttggaaatttgaatatcaGCTGCCAAGTCAAACCTCCGTCTCTTGATATAAAGGTTTGTTGATCATTTGGATCAACTTCAGATGTGCCGGAAACGGTTCCTATGGACACTAGTATACCTGCAGTTGGTGTGTCAAAGACACGACTCGTTTGAAGAGAGCAGTTTTCAACGTCATCAATATCACAAGAGAAAAAACTCTTATTTTCAGGGTCTACGATTTTTAAGTTTTGCCAATTGGCACCAGCGTCTACCGTAATCTTTGTAATCCTATCAGAAAAGGCATGTTCACTGTCGCCCACTCTTTCAAAGCTTGTAGGACCGAAAGATGAGGAGATCATCGTGCCCTTGAGAAAATCCAATTTAGATACATGTGTAAATGTTCTTCCACCTGTACGTGCCCATCTGAgagtttcaaatttaagaCCGGTCGAatcagaaattaaaatctCAGAAAATCGTTCTTTTGACCTCTCATCATCAGATTCACGCCTCACTATAGGTAGGATAATTCTTCCCAATGAATCTTCGGAGATTTGGCCAGAGACAGTGTACCTTAATTGAGTAGGAATGTAAGCTTGgttaaaattgataaaatccCTTGAAACCCAAACTTTTTTTGGAGAGTTtctattgaatttatcgTCTTGTGTTACAACCACAACACTAGATTCTAATATCTTATAATGGTTTACAGttttatcattgaaaaattctaaaCTTTTAACCACTTTCCCTTTGTTTGATACAGTGAATAATTCAGTGCTATCTTCGATTAAATCtcctttctttttattaaaaaaggTTTTCTGATATTTGCAGAATAACGTAGACTCATCGTTGGATGgaatttttaaatcttcACCTGATTTGATAAACGAACACGATGTCTCAGTATATTGACTTTTTTTAGATTGGGAATCATCCTGAGTAGCAATACCAGTAAAAGTTTTCCCATGATCGAAAGATACAAGATAGATTCCCTCACAGGTGAAGGTTTCATCGTCAGAggaaaataaatcatcaaacATGTCACCTAGTTCAgtaatcaaatttttaccaatttCTGCGAATTGATTTAATCCACGACGCTTAAGAGATGTATCTTCGAAACGCTTTCTGAAATGGTCCTTTTCCCCATCTTCGTGTGTGTCTTCTTTTTGATGCTCTTTGTTTTTATCGTCGTTCTCAGAATCGTGGCCCTTTTTCCCATCTTCGTGAGTATTTCCTTTTTGATGGTCTCTATTTCCAGATTCATTAGCTTTAGCACATAAACTACAGTGCACACCGAAGTAGTCCTTATTTGTAGGATGAGTGGAGATGAAGCATTGtccttcttcattttccgGTAAATCTAGTTCTATGAGCTGCCAAGACTTGCCTTGGTCTTCAGTAATGtaaaatttattgttttCAACAGTTACAATGGCCCTATCATGACTA
This window harbors:
- the PEP1 gene encoding type I sorting receptor (similar to Saccharomyces cerevisiae PEP1 (YBL017C); ancestral locus Anc_8.163), producing MRQLQLRVFLSLLLSLLELVAAFTPKVTKSKSSNSFTIEVFDDSTTLLRLEDANVLITTDNGATWDTVDKIDGKALWLGIDEFHSHDRAIVTVENNKFYITEDQGKSWQLIELDLPENEEGQCFISTHPTNKDYFGVHCSLCAKANESGNRDHQKGNTHEDGKKGHDSENDDKNKEHQKEDTHEDGEKDHFRKRFEDTSLKRRGLNQFAEIGKNLITELGDMFDDLFSSDDETFTCEGIYLVSFDHGKTFTGIATQDDSQSKKSQYTETSCSFIKSGEDLKIPSNDESTLFCKYQKTFFNKKKGDLIEDSTELFTVSNKGKVVKSLEFFNDKTVNHYKILESSVVVVTQDDKFNRNSPKKVWVSRDFINFNQAYIPTQLRYTVSGQISEDSLGRIILPIVRRESDDERSKERFSEILISDSTGLKFETLRWARTGGRTFTHVSKLDFLKGTMISSSFGPTSFERVGDSEHAFSDRITKITVDAGANWQNLKIVDPENKSFFSCDIDDVENCSLQTSRVFDTPTAGILVSIGTVSGTSEVDPNDQQTFISRDGGLTWQLIFKFPTLCETGDMGNVIIAVPFNPDEDGDPESEIYYSLDHGHTWAEYQLQEPIIPFEIVSTTPDGSGVKFILNGFDLANNMLTMTNFIYTIDFTDAFDKKTCGKNDYERWDLAEGKCVNGMKYNYMRRNKDAKCLINAVFEDLKLDEEVCETCTEDDYECAFEFSRNDNGECVPDDRLMSISGLCNNKQGQKIKLKPMVLRTRNKCKKELDISLVEVSCGDRSGSGNGENKILVTENTFEDNIIFYQYFDTSSDESLILGTSSYDFYVSHDGGETNEKIDTNGEQIIEIVFNPFFSETAYFFGSRGTLFVTHDKGHSFFTTKLPDAVQLTLPLDFHAKDKNSFVYYGGEDCESILSPQCHAVAYITRDGGRSFSKLLDNSVHCEFAGSKYQDPYDKNLIICQVKERNSDKRSLVSSTDYFKNDKKILYDNIVGFMTSGDYSIVAVTHGDRELRAYVTQDGDEFAEAKLPRDLAELRQQTFTVLGSETGAIFLHMTTNNEMSQANGDLLKSNSNGTSFVTLQKGVNRDLYGRVDFEKIQGLEGIILINSVDNAENLVDTKQEKKLKTKITFNDGADWTYLTPPSRDWQGNKYKCNSKSLEKCSLNLHGYTERTDIRDTYSSGSALGMMFAVGNVGEYLLPADECSTFLTIDGGNTWKEVKKGSFQWEYGDHGSILVLVPEKQVTDTLSYSLDSGKTWNDFKFTEEKILVKDIITVPQDSAMRFLLIGEATNIAGKLSRTFTIDFSNMFKRQCLLDIDDEFHDDFEYSPLSPDTECLFGHKEEYLKKIHDDCYIGHVPLYQFSRITRNCTCQRSDFECDYNYYKANDGTCRLVEGLTPLPASDVCKKDSDLIEFSEPTGYRKIPLSTCQGGLKLDANTDTKPCPGKEAEFNKKYGISGRSFLLIFFIPFLLFIFILWFIYDRGIRRNGGFSRFGEIRLDDDQLIENNNTDKVINSIVKGGLVAVSAVYSGYQLFKRSTRGLLQKFGGRWSQRRGPSYSSLMHDQFLDEADDLLAGHDEDADNLSSFMDQESNFDIEEDSQAESGTNIEHSPYTDEVHNSAQDDENDETHNSDQNAEDEEILQQVDQDDITEM